One region of Camelina sativa cultivar DH55 chromosome 6, Cs, whole genome shotgun sequence genomic DNA includes:
- the LOC104790131 gene encoding ACT domain-containing protein ACR5: MDVCLSYSYNMDDEIAKFIRRVNPPRVVIDNEVCKDVTVIKVDSANKHGILLEVVQVLTELNLTIKKAYISSDGGWFMDVFNVTDHEGNKVTDDIVLEYIRTSLGPDESSCFSPSMRSSIGVKQSVDFTVIELTGTDRPGLLSELCAVLMDLQCNVVNAEIWTHRAKAAAVLQVTDEETCSAITDPERLSKIRKLLGYVLTGGCSGRRFREPKTTVSSSLNETHTDRKLHQLMFADRDYDEWENNVDEGDKCGRVVPDVDVSNLHDLDYSIVMIKCKDRPKLLFDTVFTLTDMKYVVSHASIDAEGPEAYQEYYIRHTDGSPVKSEAERQRVIKCLKAAIQRRVSEGLKLELCTSDRVGLLSDVTRIFRENSLTVTRAEVKTKGDKALNTFYVRDASGYQVDDKTIESIRQVIGQTILQVKGGNTDAKPSPQDSPTGFLFGVFKSRSFVNFGLIRS; this comes from the exons ATGG aTGTTTGTTTGAGCTATTCATATAATATGGATGATGAGATTGCAAAGTTCATCAGAAGAGTGAATCCACCAAG GGTTGTGATCGATAACGAAGTTTGCAAGGATGTCACTGTCATTAAG GTGGATAGTGCGAATAAACATGGAATACTTCTGGAGGTTGTTCAAGTTTTGACTGAGCTTAATCTCACCATTAAGAAAGCTTATATCTCATCTGATGGTGGCTGGTTCATGGATGTATTCAATGTTACTGATCATGAAGGGAACAAAGTCACCGATGATATCGTTCTTGAATATATTCGTACA TCTCTTGGCCCTGATGAGTCTTCTTGCTTCAGTCCATCAATGAGATCATCTATTGGTGTCAAACAATCTGTCGACTTCACTGTGATTGAGCTTACAGGAACTGACAGACCTGGTTTGTTGTCTGAGCTTTGCGCTGTTCTTATGGATCTGCAATGCAATGTGGTAAACGCTGAGATATGGACGCATAGAGCTAAAGCAGCAGCGGTTTTGCAAGTAACCGACGAAGAAACCTGCTCTGCAATCACTGATCCAGAGAGGTTATCCAAAATCAGGAAACTTCTTGGTTATGTGCTTACAGGTGGATGCAGTGGCAGAAGATTCCGTGAACCTAAAACcacggtttcttcttctctcaatgAAACTCACACAGACCGCAAGCTTCATCAACTGATGTTTGCGGATAGAGATTACGATGAGTGGGAGAATAATGTTGATGAAGGGGATAAATGTGGGAGAGTTGTTCCAGATGTGGATGTCTCCAACTTGCATGATTTGGATTACTCAATTGTGATGATCAAATGTAAAGACAGACCAAAGCTTCTTTTCGATACCGTCTTTACTTTGACGGATATGAAATATGTGGTTTCACATGCCAGCATTGATGCTGAAGGCCCCGAAGCTTATCAG GAATATTACATAAGACATACGGATGGATCTCCTGTCAAATCCGAGGCAGAAAGACAGCGAGTGATCAAATGTCTAAAAGCAGCAATCCAAAGAAGAGTCTCTGAG GGCTTGAAGCTTGAGCTTTGCACTTCAGATAGAGTAGGATTACTCTCAGATGTGACTCGGATATTCCGTGAAAACAGTCTTACAGTAACAAGAGCCGAAGTGAAGACAAAAGGAGACAAAGCTCTTAACACGTTCTATGTGAGAGACGCTTCTGGCTACCAAGTTGATGATAAGACCATAGAATCCATTAGACAAGTCATTGGTCAGACGATACTTCAAGTGAAAGGCGGAAACACAGACGCGAAACCGAGTCCTCAAGATTCACCAACAGGGTTTCTTTTCGGGGTATTCAAGTCGAGATCTTTCGTCAACTTCGGGTTGATCAGATCGTAA